From Arthrobacter citreus, one genomic window encodes:
- a CDS encoding nucleoside hydrolase, with protein sequence MMKQVLLFTDLGIDDAFTILYILFRNDIKLVGIVADYGNVTREKAMWNINYLKYITGRQEIPVFLGASIPLTGIGIKTFPEVHGEAGLGPIIPPKINYPVYPLSHIHHMKNIDFTNVTVINLGRLSSLAIAFVLKIEEMENVKEYICMGGSFFYPGNVTAVAEANFYSDPYAANLVVQYAKNLTIIPLNVTQNAIVTPDMVNQIYEFHQITRDPAGLIIKPMLDYYYNFYSHSIPGIEGSPIHDFLTVWYLLHPNAVQLSKVPIKVIPDQGDGFGQSLVDLRAKPDANFKMHNVAFQFNYELFKNDIINTFLKKRFT encoded by the coding sequence ATAATGAAACAAGTTCTCCTTTTTACAGATTTAGGTATTGATGACGCTTTTACGATTTTATATATATTATTTCGTAATGATATTAAATTGGTAGGAATTGTCGCCGATTATGGAAATGTGACAAGAGAAAAAGCTATGTGGAACATAAATTATTTAAAATACATTACTGGAAGACAAGAGATTCCTGTATTTCTAGGAGCATCGATTCCACTAACTGGAATAGGTATTAAGACTTTTCCAGAAGTGCATGGTGAGGCGGGATTAGGTCCAATTATTCCTCCTAAAATTAATTATCCTGTTTACCCATTAAGCCATATCCATCATATGAAAAATATAGACTTTACTAATGTGACAGTAATCAATCTAGGGAGGCTCTCTTCGTTAGCGATAGCATTTGTTTTAAAAATAGAAGAGATGGAAAATGTAAAAGAATATATTTGCATGGGAGGATCATTTTTTTATCCAGGAAATGTGACTGCTGTAGCAGAAGCGAATTTCTATTCAGATCCGTATGCAGCAAATTTAGTTGTGCAATATGCAAAGAATTTAACAATTATTCCTTTGAATGTTACTCAGAATGCAATTGTCACACCTGACATGGTTAATCAAATTTATGAATTTCATCAAATTACTCGTGATCCCGCAGGATTGATTATTAAGCCAATGTTAGACTACTATTATAACTTCTATTCTCATTCGATCCCAGGAATCGAAGGAAGTCCAATTCATGATTTTTTAACAGTGTGGTACTTATTACATCCTAATGCCGTTCAGCTTTCGAAGGTACCTATAAAAGTGATCCCTGATCAGGGAGATGGGTTTGGTCAAAGTCTTGTTGACTTACGAGCAAAACCAGATGCAAATTTCAAAATGCATAATGTTGCATTTCAATTCAATTATGAATTATTTAAGAATGATATTATTAATACATTTTTAAAGAAACGATTTACTTAA
- a CDS encoding DUF2187 family protein, translating into MKFKARKIAELGEHVFFKKGIKGIVEKVNENSVIVNIIDNQTEKQFEGNRTVIAHKNYQIIDCF; encoded by the coding sequence ATGAAATTCAAAGCAAGAAAGATAGCTGAATTGGGGGAACATGTCTTTTTTAAGAAGGGGATCAAAGGGATCGTTGAAAAGGTCAATGAAAATTCTGTTATTGTAAATATAATCGATAATCAAACGGAAAAGCAGTTTGAAGGGAACAGAACAGTTATAGCTCATAAAAATTACCAGATTATAGATTGTTTTTAA
- a CDS encoding IS3 family transposase: MKRKFKAKAPNQKWYTDVSTLTFGEKHLYLSAIIDGFNNEVISAVISDSPNLKLAYDTVDQALEKRKINKVILHSDQGGLYTSPKFQAYVKEKNIIQSMSQKGVCYDNVQIESFFSHLKTEAFYSQDYAATNSKIIEIVKEYIYYYNNERIQIKLNNLPPIKYREQVAA, from the coding sequence ATTAAAAGAAAGTTTAAAGCTAAAGCTCCAAACCAAAAGTGGTATACAGATGTATCGACACTAACATTTGGAGAAAAGCATTTATATTTATCAGCTATTATTGATGGATTTAATAACGAGGTAATAAGCGCCGTAATAAGTGATTCTCCCAATCTAAAGTTAGCCTACGATACAGTAGATCAAGCTTTGGAGAAAAGGAAAATTAACAAGGTTATTCTACATTCTGATCAAGGAGGTCTCTATACATCGCCCAAATTTCAGGCATACGTAAAAGAAAAGAACATTATCCAAAGCATGTCCCAAAAAGGAGTGTGCTACGATAATGTTCAAATCGAATCATTCTTCTCACATTTGAAGACAGAAGCCTTCTATTCTCAAGATTACGCAGCGACCAACTCCAAAATCATTGAGATTGTGAAAGAATATATTTATTATTATAACAATGAACGAATTCAAATAAAACTAAATAACCTGCCCCCGATAAAATATCGGGAGCAGGTTGCGGCATAG
- a CDS encoding transposase, producing MLKFLEIPKSSYYRWKKQKLSNDDQKLIKLIKKIYKKHKKRYGYRRVTGELKTVHGLRINRKKVRRLMREIGLFAKIRRRKFVHYKPSESVKM from the coding sequence ATGTTAAAGTTTCTTGAGATCCCAAAAAGTAGTTATTACCGTTGGAAAAAACAAAAGCTTTCAAATGATGATCAGAAATTAATTAAATTGATTAAAAAAATATATAAGAAACATAAGAAAAGGTATGGTTACCGACGAGTTACAGGTGAATTAAAGACAGTTCACGGTTTGCGAATTAATCGGAAGAAAGTTAGAAGATTAATGCGAGAAATTGGGTTATTTGCGAAAATCAGAAGAAGAAAGTTTGTGCACTATAAACCTTCTGAAAGTGTGAAAATGTAA
- a CDS encoding Tn3 family transposase, whose product MERKQLVLGSSKQSRNMVILSRSTLFRLADLLQFTSTSQDQSLMHALEFVIENRNKRTDWLPDEVDLSFASDQWRRMVRVKQRVGGWLVHRRHLEACVFSCIATELKSGDICVPESESYADYRKQLLPWEECEPLIPEYCRELGFPENEVDFVKGLKSWMIEVSKQIDQYFPDNEHVSINEAGEPILKKVKKREYKKSLKELEEMIKERLPERNLIDVLCNVEHWVNWTRHFGPSSGSDPKLKNPRERYILTTFAYGCNLGPVQAARHMRTDVTGNVLSYTNQRHITSRKIDQALKDIINHYHHEFDLPKLWGKGESAAADGTKYDIYEENLLAEYHIRYGGYGGIAYHHISDNYIALFSHFIPCGVWEAVYILDGLLKNESDVQTDTIHADTQGQSTLVFGLSHLLGIKLMPRIRNFKKLTFFRPCTEMKYKHIDSLFSDTIDWDLIELHWKDLLRVVLSIKHGKISSAMLLRKLGNYSQKNKLYQAFRELGRVVRTVFLLQYISDIDLRRTITATTNKVEAYNGFSKWLFFGGHGIISDNDPEQQEKSIKYGDLVANAVIFQNVVDLTVVIRQLKREGYYVDPEDLSVLSPYLTEHIKRFGDYVIDLEEPPQPLDGKLGLEFKTA is encoded by the coding sequence TTGGAACGGAAGCAACTCGTTCTGGGATCATCGAAACAATCAAGAAACATGGTTATATTGAGTCGGTCTACTCTTTTCAGGCTTGCTGATCTGTTGCAGTTTACATCTACCTCTCAAGATCAATCCTTGATGCATGCGCTTGAATTTGTTATAGAAAACAGGAACAAGCGCACGGATTGGCTACCCGATGAAGTGGATCTCTCGTTTGCCTCTGATCAATGGCGCAGGATGGTTCGGGTAAAACAAAGAGTTGGAGGTTGGCTTGTTCACCGTCGGCACTTAGAGGCTTGTGTCTTCTCTTGTATTGCAACAGAACTAAAATCTGGCGATATTTGTGTCCCGGAGTCCGAGTCATATGCTGACTATCGAAAACAATTGCTTCCTTGGGAAGAGTGTGAACCTTTAATACCGGAATACTGTCGCGAATTAGGTTTCCCTGAAAATGAGGTAGACTTTGTAAAAGGATTGAAATCATGGATGATCGAGGTTTCGAAACAAATTGACCAGTACTTCCCTGATAATGAGCATGTGAGCATCAACGAAGCTGGTGAGCCTATTTTAAAAAAAGTGAAGAAACGTGAATACAAAAAGTCATTGAAAGAATTAGAGGAGATGATTAAAGAACGTCTCCCCGAAAGAAATTTGATTGATGTCTTATGCAATGTCGAACACTGGGTTAATTGGACACGCCATTTCGGGCCATCTTCCGGGTCCGATCCAAAGCTAAAAAATCCACGTGAACGATACATCTTAACTACTTTTGCTTATGGATGCAATTTAGGACCGGTTCAAGCAGCTCGGCATATGAGGACGGATGTGACCGGTAATGTCCTATCTTATACAAATCAAAGGCATATTACGTCAAGAAAAATTGACCAAGCTTTGAAAGATATCATAAACCATTATCATCATGAGTTTGATTTACCCAAGCTTTGGGGAAAAGGTGAATCTGCTGCGGCCGATGGAACCAAATACGATATTTATGAAGAGAACTTATTGGCCGAATACCATATTCGCTATGGGGGCTATGGTGGGATTGCGTACCACCACATTTCAGACAACTACATTGCTCTTTTCAGTCATTTCATCCCCTGCGGAGTATGGGAAGCCGTTTATATCCTTGATGGTTTGCTGAAAAACGAGTCGGATGTGCAAACAGACACTATTCACGCCGACACACAAGGCCAATCTACGCTAGTATTTGGTTTATCTCATCTGCTGGGTATCAAACTGATGCCTAGAATTCGGAATTTCAAAAAGCTCACTTTTTTCCGGCCTTGCACTGAAATGAAATATAAGCACATCGATTCTCTTTTTAGCGATACGATCGACTGGGATTTAATCGAATTACATTGGAAAGACCTATTACGGGTGGTCTTGTCTATTAAGCATGGGAAAATCTCTTCTGCTATGTTGTTGAGAAAGCTTGGGAATTACAGTCAAAAAAACAAGCTCTATCAGGCATTCAGAGAGTTGGGACGTGTCGTACGCACGGTTTTCTTACTCCAATACATTTCTGATATCGATTTGCGCAGGACAATCACTGCTACCACTAACAAAGTAGAGGCCTATAACGGATTTTCCAAATGGTTATTCTTTGGTGGGCATGGTATTATTTCCGACAACGATCCTGAACAACAGGAAAAGTCCATTAAGTACGGAGACCTAGTAGCAAATGCAGTTATTTTTCAAAATGTCGTGGATTTGACTGTGGTGATACGCCAGTTAAAGCGAGAAGGGTATTACGTAGACCCGGAAGATCTAAGTGTACTTAGTCCTTATCTTACGGAACATATTAAAAGATTTGGCGACTACGTTATTGATTTAGAAGAACCACCTCAACCTTTAGATGGAAAGCTTGGGTTAGAGTTTAAAACAGCTTAA
- a CDS encoding DUF3991 domain-containing protein, producing MATSKYVSSDEILSAKQIHLIDYLEAKGVHLKKESGASYYRHQEHDSLVFKDNLYYWNSKQEKGVGAISFAMMYYRLTFPEAVKEINNLKYNEKNREQRQIELNKKQGPFRYPAFLDVKETDAIQNYLVNERKINPRLVDWLITNEFIVQDQRKNVVFKWKKQGGKGDVVGANRQGTIKMDNKRGSFKQILPNGKEHSGFTIDIGKPTKVIAFESPIDLLSYWSIKQNNLTNVRLVSMDGLKPKTIIQSHIDAKKEGHVIEKWVLAVDNDEAGLNFIETIKKLIKPSVLEVDLPSEKDWNDQLKKQMKIANMKQLNMKNNTELVLER from the coding sequence GTGGCAACGTCAAAATATGTCTCATCAGACGAGATTTTAAGCGCAAAACAGATTCATTTAATTGATTATTTAGAAGCAAAAGGCGTACATCTAAAGAAAGAGAGTGGAGCCAGTTATTATCGCCACCAGGAACATGATTCGCTTGTCTTTAAGGATAATCTCTATTATTGGAATAGTAAGCAAGAGAAGGGCGTAGGAGCTATCTCTTTTGCGATGATGTATTATCGATTAACCTTTCCAGAAGCAGTGAAAGAAATTAATAACCTAAAATATAACGAAAAAAATAGAGAACAACGTCAAATTGAACTAAACAAAAAGCAGGGACCATTTCGGTATCCTGCTTTTTTAGATGTCAAAGAGACAGACGCAATACAAAACTACTTAGTAAATGAACGTAAAATCAATCCTCGCTTGGTGGATTGGTTAATAACGAATGAATTTATCGTCCAGGATCAAAGGAAAAATGTCGTCTTTAAGTGGAAAAAACAGGGTGGTAAAGGCGATGTAGTAGGGGCTAACCGTCAAGGGACAATCAAAATGGATAATAAGAGAGGCAGTTTCAAACAAATACTTCCGAATGGAAAAGAGCATAGTGGATTTACGATTGATATTGGTAAACCAACAAAGGTTATTGCGTTTGAAAGCCCAATTGACCTCTTGTCCTATTGGTCCATTAAACAAAACAACTTAACGAATGTACGATTAGTGAGTATGGATGGATTAAAGCCTAAAACCATCATTCAATCGCATATTGATGCCAAAAAAGAAGGACATGTCATTGAGAAATGGGTACTTGCGGTTGATAATGATGAAGCTGGTTTGAACTTTATAGAAACCATTAAGAAATTAATAAAGCCATCTGTACTTGAAGTGGATCTTCCAAGTGAGAAAGATTGGAATGACCAATTAAAAAAGCAAATGAAAATAGCCAATATGAAGCAATTAAACATGAAAAATAATACCGAATTAGTATTAGAAAGATGA
- a CDS encoding ImmA/IrrE family metallo-endopeptidase, giving the protein MAIKGYQPKTSEERKKEIHDLTEQLNQKIDFYFHSSEQLKEYLLFKSKFYNFSNRNAALIENQFPGAEAVGNFQFWKKKGFTVNKGEKGIKIFKPMKFDYFIREKNGPKIPISKATEEEKRLIQENKIKVYTELNYTITHVFDIAQTNARAEDLPKLFPNRWLEGKVKDYDLVYQALEKIAETNGIKIVAPSEELGAAKGVCYPELKQVALNPRNSELQNVKTLIHELVHAVLHTLEKRNDYNQHEREFQAELTAFTVASYIGLDTSEYSLKYIHYYTQDESKFEDKIRLLDEVKETAHSFIETIESKLVQERNQGQEKEETLEPKVVFEYSDINEVKQGTEMTFKEANDFLFLFNQELQKTINEDGTLRLKNNECFDVSVKYKVIDVKGNIYTPQTFMMSKMEENQTFSSIAQQIYMQEPKLYKELCETYLLYGGEKVVHKVQNENDLSLEEIRERYGHFYYVQNNMSKAELVPIKDMTDEQIQRVFTDQNYLNLFNQPGMSELTDDKEILKQINQFDGRMLGSDKVIITDKHITEPMGYVVWSEAAITKQLMPLKELDKVLQEAEFEAKHHLGYEKTRVHYLYPNETGEMIVRAMERIDFGDGSFKSIVDELKNHPSHKKDLEYMQSKWDIQANREVGPVLTKEHVKKQIEQYVVESLQATTEINRGLRTYGSTRSEENEWIVDKFTHIAMKEEFYTKEDVNDIRERTTSNFYNELHKKDQEKIYTLETDYTMYLILLQKEKKGPLTEEVILDRLNAENAYYQSKETLLSTGVMTKTTVGKMEEKVSALLKDHSLQTSFAKPFAHEMER; this is encoded by the coding sequence ATGGCGATAAAAGGGTATCAACCTAAAACCTCTGAAGAACGAAAAAAAGAGATACATGATCTAACAGAACAATTGAACCAAAAAATAGATTTCTATTTTCATTCATCTGAACAATTAAAAGAATACCTACTATTTAAATCGAAATTCTACAATTTTTCGAATCGAAATGCAGCGTTAATCGAAAATCAATTCCCAGGGGCAGAAGCTGTTGGGAATTTTCAATTTTGGAAGAAAAAGGGATTCACAGTCAATAAAGGTGAAAAAGGCATTAAGATTTTCAAACCAATGAAATTTGACTATTTCATACGTGAGAAAAATGGACCGAAGATCCCAATTAGTAAAGCAACAGAAGAAGAAAAACGATTGATTCAAGAAAATAAAATCAAAGTTTATACAGAATTAAATTATACTATTACGCATGTATTCGATATCGCGCAAACAAATGCGAGGGCTGAGGATTTACCAAAGCTTTTTCCAAATAGATGGTTAGAGGGCAAAGTAAAGGACTATGATTTAGTCTATCAAGCATTAGAAAAAATTGCTGAAACTAACGGAATCAAAATTGTAGCACCATCTGAAGAGTTAGGTGCAGCAAAGGGAGTTTGTTATCCCGAATTAAAACAAGTCGCCTTAAATCCTAGAAACAGTGAACTACAAAATGTAAAGACTTTGATACATGAACTAGTTCATGCTGTTCTTCATACCTTGGAAAAGCGAAATGACTATAATCAACATGAACGAGAATTCCAGGCAGAATTAACTGCATTCACAGTAGCTTCATACATAGGGCTAGATACATCTGAATATAGCTTAAAATACATTCACTACTACACACAAGATGAATCAAAATTCGAAGATAAAATTCGTTTGTTAGATGAAGTAAAGGAAACTGCACATTCGTTTATTGAAACAATTGAATCAAAGTTAGTACAAGAAAGAAATCAAGGACAGGAAAAAGAGGAAACGCTAGAACCGAAAGTCGTTTTTGAGTACTCAGACATAAATGAAGTAAAACAAGGAACAGAAATGACCTTTAAAGAAGCGAATGACTTCTTATTTCTGTTTAACCAGGAGCTACAGAAAACGATTAATGAAGATGGTACTCTTAGACTGAAAAATAATGAATGTTTTGATGTATCAGTAAAATATAAAGTGATCGACGTTAAGGGAAATATCTATACACCTCAAACGTTTATGATGTCAAAAATGGAAGAGAACCAGACGTTTTCATCCATCGCACAACAAATTTACATGCAAGAACCAAAACTATATAAAGAGCTTTGTGAAACCTACTTACTGTATGGTGGAGAAAAAGTAGTCCATAAAGTACAAAATGAAAATGACCTATCTCTTGAAGAAATTCGAGAACGTTATGGTCATTTTTATTATGTTCAAAATAACATGTCCAAAGCAGAGTTAGTTCCTATTAAGGATATGACGGATGAACAGATCCAACGAGTGTTTACAGATCAAAACTATCTCAATCTCTTTAATCAACCAGGTATGTCCGAATTAACAGATGACAAGGAAATTCTTAAACAAATTAATCAGTTTGATGGAAGAATGCTCGGTTCTGATAAAGTTATCATCACTGATAAACACATCACAGAGCCAATGGGATATGTTGTTTGGAGTGAAGCAGCCATTACGAAGCAATTAATGCCTTTGAAAGAATTAGATAAGGTCTTACAAGAAGCTGAGTTTGAAGCAAAACATCATCTTGGGTATGAAAAAACGAGAGTCCATTACCTATACCCTAATGAAACTGGTGAAATGATTGTAAGAGCAATGGAAAGAATTGATTTCGGAGATGGATCTTTCAAATCGATTGTTGATGAGTTAAAGAACCATCCTTCACACAAAAAAGATCTTGAGTATATGCAGTCTAAATGGGATATACAAGCAAATAGAGAAGTTGGTCCAGTCTTAACAAAAGAACATGTAAAAAAACAAATTGAACAGTATGTAGTTGAAAGTTTACAAGCAACAACTGAGATAAATAGAGGACTTCGTACATATGGAAGTACTCGTTCTGAAGAAAATGAATGGATTGTTGATAAGTTTACTCATATTGCGATGAAAGAAGAATTTTACACGAAAGAAGACGTAAATGATATTCGTGAAAGAACAACTTCTAATTTTTATAATGAATTGCACAAAAAAGATCAAGAGAAAATCTATACCTTAGAAACAGACTACACTATGTATCTTATCTTGCTTCAAAAAGAAAAAAAAGGCCCTTTGACGGAAGAGGTGATTCTTGACCGTTTAAATGCCGAAAACGCGTACTATCAGTCAAAAGAAACGTTACTGTCTACTGGTGTCATGACAAAAACTACAGTTGGAAAGATGGAAGAAAAGGTATCAGCTCTTTTAAAGGATCATAGCCTACAAACATCATTTGCGAAACCATTCGCACATGAAATGGAAAGGTAG